From Persicobacter psychrovividus, the proteins below share one genomic window:
- a CDS encoding fibronectin type III domain-containing protein codes for MMNIFTLKRLMSFLLFLLISQNLFAQNIVNETHQIDGASDHKAFFSVNDFFSNEKGIILDEGEEVEGEWQFSTSAEGVEILSTSGLETNGDNVSMPYLEYKVKFNQAGSYGLGMLYRSLNSQGEIRATWDWDGSSEIPSLYFKQDGKGSKFQWSKGGIIKSFEAGETHTLTIAIGEYRPELEFAMFAITNEWSGWKQETADLIPTNAPTNISATTEAEGKTTLSWDKAEIIDVFDQDEDITYHIVINGNEVETVTGVTSYEYTFADLEVSHEAYIYTTDGSGNTSKHSDTQIILDKEVPTTPSDLEVSNITAESALLTWTASEDNVGVDYYLIYLNDRGAIDYHGSDAQLSLSNLEDHTEYNVAVVAVDVNGNKSAEGTTSFKTLDGTDPSIPADVVASAITETGFTLNWTASTDNSGMVEGYKVKIGDAAAIDVNEATYTVTDLTAYTKYAVQVSAYDASGNESEYSTALEVMTIDETAPTPPEDFAIEAIEITETSIKMEWPAFMDNSGTVAGYKVKVDSEEFDAADNSFELTDLRANTVYRISISAYDAAGNASSFTNIERITTIDVTAPSVPEDLKALGRYEHSLSIGWDRSTDNSGQVDGYKVMVGDQDTIALVHTNSYTVLGLAAYTTYTVKVAAVDHSGNVSDYSAAIDVMTTDETNPTVPTDLMVENVTETTADLSWTASTDNDQIAKYMVVVNGGPAVEVDGMTNNLAIMDLIPLSENTAYVYAVDRAGNMSTHSDQLTFQTIDSTAPTVPQNLIASDISETGFVLNWTASTDNVGVVGYKVKVGDAEPLEVATTTLTVTNLEPYTNYEVSVSAFDASGNASAYSEEVTVMTTDNTAPTVPENVVASEVTINSANLSWNAAEDNVGIKEYIIYLNEEMLASTSETVYELMDLTAETTYSFAVVAVDLAGNKSAMSETVSFTTDKPLSSTPREAKFKVYPNPAVGQMTIAFQEAGTAEYAILNMSGQQIRSGSCNKPTMILNLPSGLYIFRVKINDIIKTEVIVFK; via the coding sequence ATGATGAATATTTTTACTTTGAAAAGACTGATGAGCTTTTTGCTTTTTTTATTGATCAGTCAAAATTTGTTCGCTCAGAACATCGTGAATGAAACCCATCAAATTGATGGAGCTTCAGACCATAAAGCTTTTTTTAGTGTGAATGATTTCTTTAGCAATGAAAAAGGAATTATTCTTGATGAGGGGGAAGAGGTAGAGGGAGAATGGCAATTTTCTACCTCCGCCGAAGGAGTAGAAATCTTAAGTACTTCGGGCTTAGAGACCAACGGCGACAATGTCTCTATGCCCTATTTGGAATACAAAGTTAAATTTAACCAAGCCGGAAGTTATGGCTTGGGAATGCTTTATCGATCACTCAACAGCCAAGGCGAAATCAGGGCTACCTGGGACTGGGATGGGAGCTCCGAAATTCCCTCCCTGTATTTTAAGCAAGATGGAAAAGGAAGTAAGTTTCAATGGTCGAAAGGCGGAATTATCAAATCCTTTGAAGCAGGTGAAACTCACACCCTGACCATTGCCATTGGGGAATATCGACCTGAGCTTGAATTTGCCATGTTTGCCATCACCAACGAATGGAGCGGATGGAAACAGGAAACCGCTGACCTTATTCCCACAAACGCTCCCACCAATATTAGCGCAACAACTGAGGCGGAGGGAAAAACAACACTTTCATGGGACAAAGCAGAAATCATTGATGTTTTTGATCAGGACGAGGACATTACCTACCATATTGTTATCAATGGCAATGAAGTAGAAACAGTAACAGGTGTAACCTCATATGAATACACTTTTGCAGACCTTGAGGTGAGTCATGAGGCCTATATTTACACCACGGATGGCTCAGGAAATACGTCGAAGCATTCCGATACTCAAATCATTCTTGATAAGGAGGTACCAACCACCCCTTCAGATTTGGAGGTCAGTAATATCACTGCTGAAAGTGCATTATTGACTTGGACCGCCTCAGAGGATAATGTCGGGGTAGACTATTATTTAATCTATCTTAATGATCGGGGAGCCATAGACTATCATGGTTCAGATGCTCAGCTGAGCCTGAGTAACCTTGAAGATCATACGGAATATAATGTCGCTGTTGTAGCGGTAGATGTAAATGGCAATAAATCCGCAGAAGGAACAACTTCATTTAAAACCCTTGACGGTACCGACCCGAGTATTCCTGCCGATGTGGTAGCGTCAGCAATAACTGAAACAGGCTTTACCCTGAATTGGACGGCATCGACTGATAACAGTGGAATGGTTGAGGGATATAAAGTAAAAATTGGAGATGCAGCGGCAATAGATGTAAACGAAGCAACTTACACCGTCACTGACCTTACAGCTTATACAAAATATGCTGTTCAAGTTTCAGCTTATGACGCGAGTGGTAATGAGTCTGAATATTCAACCGCTTTGGAAGTAATGACTATCGATGAAACCGCACCAACTCCTCCGGAGGATTTTGCAATTGAAGCGATCGAAATTACAGAAACAAGCATCAAAATGGAGTGGCCGGCATTCATGGACAACAGTGGCACAGTTGCAGGCTATAAAGTGAAGGTTGACAGTGAGGAATTTGATGCTGCCGACAACAGTTTTGAATTAACAGATTTAAGAGCAAATACGGTTTACCGTATCAGCATATCGGCTTATGATGCCGCAGGCAATGCTTCTTCTTTTACCAATATTGAACGGATAACAACCATTGATGTGACCGCTCCTTCGGTTCCTGAGGACCTGAAAGCACTGGGAAGATACGAACACAGCTTAAGCATAGGCTGGGATCGTTCAACGGATAATAGCGGACAGGTAGATGGTTATAAAGTAATGGTCGGTGATCAAGATACCATTGCGTTGGTTCATACCAATAGTTATACAGTTTTAGGCTTGGCAGCATACACTACTTATACTGTAAAGGTTGCGGCAGTGGATCATTCAGGAAATGTATCTGACTATTCTGCGGCGATTGATGTTATGACTACTGATGAGACAAATCCAACCGTGCCGACAGATTTGATGGTGGAAAATGTAACCGAAACCACCGCTGATCTTTCATGGACGGCTTCAACCGACAACGATCAAATCGCAAAATATATGGTTGTGGTTAATGGTGGCCCCGCGGTAGAAGTGGATGGCATGACCAACAATTTGGCTATTATGGACTTGATTCCGTTATCGGAAAACACGGCTTATGTATATGCCGTTGACCGCGCAGGAAATATGTCTACGCATAGCGATCAACTCACCTTCCAAACGATTGATTCAACTGCCCCAACCGTTCCGCAGAATCTCATTGCTTCAGATATATCAGAGACCGGATTTGTGTTGAACTGGACTGCCTCGACAGATAACGTGGGGGTTGTAGGCTACAAAGTAAAAGTAGGTGATGCCGAACCGTTGGAAGTGGCGACGACCACCCTTACAGTGACCAACCTTGAGCCGTACACTAATTATGAGGTATCCGTTTCAGCCTTCGACGCCAGTGGCAATGCCTCCGCTTATTCTGAAGAAGTAACCGTTATGACGACTGATAATACCGCCCCAACCGTTCCGGAAAATGTGGTGGCCTCAGAAGTTACGATAAACAGTGCTAATTTAAGCTGGAATGCTGCAGAAGATAATGTAGGGATTAAGGAGTATATTATTTATCTGAATGAGGAAATGCTGGCTTCAACCAGTGAAACAGTTTATGAGTTGATGGATTTGACGGCGGAAACAACCTATTCATTTGCCGTGGTAGCGGTGGATTTGGCAGGCAACAAGTCAGCCATGAGCGAAACAGTATCTTTCACCACAGATAAACCCCTTTCAAGCACTCCAAGAGAGGCCAAATTTAAAGTGTATCCCAATCCTGCTGTTGGTCAGATGACCATCGCCTTTCAGGAAGCAGGAACAGCAGAATATGCTATTTTGAATATGTCAGGGCAGCAAATACGCAGTGGAAGTTGTAATAAACCCACTATGATATTGAATTTGCCTTCAGGTTTATATATATTCCGTGTAAAAATTAACGATATCATAAAGACGGAAGTGATTGTGTTTAAATAA
- a CDS encoding Ig-like domain-containing protein gives MRKFTFLLLLAFICLQWSSAQAQNLLKLSLTPITKDVVALYFDEGYVENPTQSTADTKIFKEELNIDLAETLNTYSISSEAAGFGTVTPEQIGRKSKGREYTQVGLSYDFALKGMKPNEDSWISIHYIYLKLPKSLTSGEEYTISFPDLNADQESITFTFNEVDIRSEAVHVNTLGYGPNHVKYGYVYQWGGTMGAIDFSAYDGKPFYLVDETGAEVFDGELAFRKAKDNPETGQSIETPDDNFLGSDVYEADFSAFTGTGTFKLVVEGMGASYPFKIGEDPVWDAYRNTFRALYLQRNGIRIEDEFTTRDAYTGETKEQTYIRPVNQNPLVTDPEGTSYAGKVLYSDFSFMSWQDPNLASGNEQDVINAGKDNPLEVSGWYHDAGDWDAYYTHQRIPSLLMTTWEYLPNMFADNEMDIPESGNGLPDVLDEASWLVKFNYRQRKELMAKGYSDGGVGGARVCADPEGHEPEQNGVPSWQDPRNTYVTQVDAFMTYTYSSIAAQWAIVLLKNGQDPTKGMVELLDAAHFEDMTYEEVNWIKEAEEAFDWAVDPAHQPASGKNYDHPLWVHQTNAAVNLYRLTGKEKYHSYAKEGLNNLKNSSSLREDERFAVYNYFLADNFDVDEELKSSLRSAITGTAEHTGVNAAQKRATRWGGIFDMPMLIGHISTPWMFENVVAYAVSGDSKFAETVYTTCDYFLGTNPEHSTWMTHVGPRPVNGGFSLDARHLMDNWDAYPGWVPYGPWRFREGYEDQISSIVQTHTGKDGVERIGGKGPWNEHWHNFSMFPVVHDWPGHERYSNNYISPMASENTCHQNSVHAAISYGFTNGRHFDNNTAAQKIGSLVPSETDITNFQYLKESRLISVANDNAKSTISALKWSSSNPDVAYVDQNGRITAIADGEATITVSTLDGSVTAEVVVVNSGLVDRPVEEVKVTEESIELIEGETRMVKVEVLPEDAADRSIRWESADEQVAIIKDGEIMGMGAGTTVVKAISVSSPEIMDEITVMVKEGESLFIADGDEHLPVIQGPAAAGQNWFFGTGGQVYASVDNPSKDEFNGSEKVIQYSRPSGGYKVFGFQPNLNEPYSSCAFDQIEFHFFGAHLTEFRFEIEMIDESKEEFSVLVTASDKWQTLNHSLPANKLIKTIYIYPETSGNAATDLYMDNVRLKQNPHAEDCGKSSNVRGILDFEDIVLNWNPYGAVGWGGRNVAIVDNILTVGNPSEKVFYWGRDGSNAGGGFFIRVPLFQIAESATLRFKIYSTVAFQQTLVSLQEGDSDLPGFVKADYTLDADVAAGQWVTLEVPLMEMSVWDMKEFSDIVIQPGLGSSSPMTIYVDDIELVGVRPASVTIDEEMDLVLEVGEEKTINASVLPLYVSDEQVIYQSGDETIATVSEDGKVTAIKEGETVIMAYSAMTENIYDEIAVLVEEEDVEKPEEPILDVDVLQNTKVHPNPFANTLTLSSPLKIHAYKIIDVVGKAIQMKEITPSKTTNLELTALPQGVYIIELTLENQARKSFRVVKK, from the coding sequence ACAGATTGGCCGAAAATCCAAAGGTCGTGAGTATACACAGGTGGGGTTGAGTTATGATTTCGCCCTCAAAGGAATGAAGCCCAATGAGGATAGCTGGATTTCGATCCACTATATCTATTTGAAGCTGCCAAAATCCCTGACTTCTGGCGAGGAATATACCATTAGTTTTCCTGACCTGAATGCAGACCAGGAAAGCATTACTTTCACCTTTAATGAGGTGGATATTCGCTCTGAGGCTGTTCACGTGAATACCCTGGGCTATGGGCCAAACCATGTAAAATATGGGTATGTTTACCAGTGGGGAGGAACCATGGGCGCCATCGATTTTTCCGCTTATGATGGAAAGCCTTTTTATTTGGTAGATGAAACAGGGGCCGAAGTATTCGACGGTGAGCTTGCTTTCCGTAAGGCCAAGGACAATCCGGAAACAGGACAATCCATCGAAACACCAGATGATAATTTCCTGGGCTCAGATGTCTACGAAGCAGATTTCTCAGCCTTTACAGGAACAGGAACCTTTAAATTGGTGGTTGAAGGTATGGGTGCTTCCTATCCTTTCAAGATCGGAGAGGATCCTGTTTGGGATGCCTACAGAAATACCTTCCGTGCGCTTTACCTTCAACGTAACGGTATCCGGATTGAAGATGAATTCACTACCCGCGATGCATACACCGGCGAAACCAAAGAGCAGACCTATATTCGCCCTGTGAACCAAAATCCATTGGTAACAGATCCTGAAGGAACCTCCTATGCCGGAAAAGTGCTATATTCTGATTTCTCATTCATGTCATGGCAAGACCCGAACCTGGCTTCCGGTAACGAGCAGGATGTCATCAATGCCGGAAAAGACAATCCTTTGGAGGTTTCTGGCTGGTATCATGACGCCGGTGACTGGGATGCCTATTATACTCACCAGCGTATCCCTTCTTTATTGATGACTACCTGGGAATACCTGCCGAATATGTTTGCTGATAATGAAATGGATATTCCGGAGTCGGGCAATGGATTGCCGGATGTTTTGGATGAAGCTTCCTGGTTGGTGAAATTTAATTACCGTCAGCGTAAAGAACTCATGGCCAAAGGATATTCCGATGGTGGGGTTGGTGGTGCACGTGTTTGTGCAGACCCAGAAGGGCATGAACCGGAACAAAATGGCGTACCGTCGTGGCAAGATCCTCGTAATACCTACGTTACCCAAGTGGATGCCTTCATGACTTACACTTATTCTTCTATTGCTGCGCAGTGGGCGATTGTGTTGTTGAAAAACGGGCAGGACCCTACCAAAGGTATGGTGGAATTGTTGGATGCGGCGCATTTCGAGGACATGACTTACGAAGAAGTGAACTGGATTAAAGAAGCAGAGGAAGCCTTCGACTGGGCCGTGGATCCTGCACATCAGCCAGCAAGTGGCAAGAATTACGATCACCCACTATGGGTACATCAGACCAATGCCGCCGTTAATCTTTACCGTTTGACGGGCAAAGAAAAATACCACTCCTATGCAAAAGAAGGCTTAAACAACCTGAAAAACTCTTCTTCATTAAGAGAGGATGAGCGTTTTGCAGTTTACAACTACTTCCTTGCCGATAATTTTGATGTGGATGAGGAACTGAAAAGCAGCCTAAGATCAGCGATTACTGGTACGGCGGAACATACAGGCGTGAATGCCGCACAGAAACGCGCCACCCGCTGGGGAGGAATTTTTGACATGCCGATGTTGATCGGTCATATCTCTACCCCTTGGATGTTTGAAAATGTTGTAGCTTACGCCGTTTCTGGCGACAGTAAGTTTGCAGAAACGGTTTACACCACCTGTGATTATTTCCTGGGAACCAACCCTGAGCACTCCACCTGGATGACGCATGTTGGCCCTCGCCCGGTGAATGGTGGATTCTCGCTGGATGCGCGCCACCTGATGGACAACTGGGATGCCTACCCAGGCTGGGTACCTTACGGCCCTTGGCGTTTCCGTGAAGGATATGAAGATCAGATTTCCTCTATTGTTCAGACCCACACTGGTAAAGACGGCGTTGAGCGTATCGGTGGTAAAGGTCCATGGAATGAGCATTGGCATAACTTCTCGATGTTCCCTGTTGTGCATGATTGGCCAGGACACGAGCGTTATTCGAACAACTATATTTCTCCAATGGCATCGGAGAATACCTGCCACCAGAACTCTGTTCATGCGGCAATCTCCTACGGTTTTACCAACGGAAGACATTTTGATAATAATACCGCAGCACAGAAAATCGGCAGTTTGGTTCCTTCAGAAACGGACATCACGAATTTCCAGTATTTGAAAGAAAGCAGACTGATCTCGGTAGCCAATGATAATGCCAAGTCTACAATTTCGGCCTTGAAGTGGTCTTCAAGTAATCCGGATGTTGCTTATGTGGATCAGAATGGCCGCATAACAGCCATCGCGGATGGGGAAGCAACCATCACGGTTTCTACTTTGGATGGTTCAGTAACAGCTGAAGTTGTTGTGGTTAACAGTGGTTTGGTGGATCGTCCGGTGGAAGAAGTTAAAGTTACAGAAGAATCCATTGAATTGATCGAGGGGGAAACCCGAATGGTCAAGGTAGAAGTTTTGCCCGAAGATGCTGCAGATCGCAGCATCAGATGGGAAAGTGCTGACGAGCAGGTAGCCATCATTAAAGATGGTGAAATTATGGGGATGGGTGCTGGTACAACAGTAGTAAAGGCCATCTCGGTGAGTTCTCCGGAGATCATGGATGAAATCACGGTGATGGTCAAGGAAGGGGAATCTCTCTTTATTGCCGATGGCGATGAGCACCTCCCGGTCATTCAAGGACCTGCAGCAGCAGGGCAAAACTGGTTTTTTGGTACGGGAGGCCAAGTGTATGCCAGCGTGGATAATCCTTCCAAGGATGAGTTCAACGGATCGGAAAAGGTGATACAGTACAGTCGGCCCAGTGGTGGGTACAAAGTGTTCGGCTTTCAGCCAAACCTGAATGAACCCTATTCCTCTTGCGCTTTTGATCAGATAGAGTTCCATTTTTTTGGTGCCCACCTGACCGAGTTTCGCTTTGAGATCGAGATGATCGATGAAAGTAAAGAGGAGTTTTCTGTTTTGGTAACCGCTTCGGATAAGTGGCAAACATTGAACCATTCTTTGCCTGCCAACAAGCTCATCAAGACCATCTATATTTATCCGGAAACTTCCGGAAATGCAGCCACTGACTTGTATATGGACAATGTCCGCCTGAAGCAAAACCCCCATGCAGAAGACTGTGGGAAATCTTCCAATGTCAGAGGGATTTTGGATTTTGAAGACATCGTGCTCAACTGGAACCCCTACGGTGCCGTTGGGTGGGGGGGCAGAAATGTCGCCATTGTCGATAATATCCTGACCGTGGGTAACCCTTCAGAAAAGGTTTTCTATTGGGGGCGTGACGGTTCCAATGCCGGCGGAGGCTTTTTTATCCGCGTGCCGCTTTTTCAGATTGCTGAAAGTGCTACCCTGAGATTTAAGATCTATTCTACGGTGGCTTTTCAGCAAACTTTAGTTTCCTTGCAGGAAGGGGACTCCGATCTGCCGGGCTTCGTAAAGGCAGATTATACCCTCGATGCAGATGTTGCGGCAGGGCAATGGGTAACGCTTGAAGTTCCTTTGATGGAGATGTCGGTCTGGGACATGAAAGAATTCTCTGATATTGTTATTCAGCCAGGCTTGGGTTCTTCTTCCCCGATGACCATTTACGTGGATGATATCGAACTCGTAGGGGTGCGTCCGGCAAGTGTTACCATTGACGAAGAGATGGATTTGGTGCTTGAAGTTGGAGAAGAAAAAACCATCAATGCTTCGGTGCTGCCATTGTATGTGAGCGATGAACAGGTGATTTACCAATCTGGTGATGAAACCATCGCGACCGTTTCAGAAGACGGAAAAGTTACCGCAATAAAAGAAGGGGAAACGGTGATCATGGCTTACTCGGCAATGACGGAAAATATCTATGATGAAATTGCCGTTCTTGTTGAAGAGGAGGATGTTGAAAAACCTGAAGAACCTATTTTGGATGTCGATGTGCTCCAAAATACAAAGGTGCACCCCAACCCATTTGCCAATACTTTAACATTGAGCAGTCCACTGAAAATCCATGCTTATAAAATCATTGACGTGGTGGGTAAAGCTATTCAGATGAAAGAAATTACCCCTTCAAAAACGACGAATTTGGAGTTAACCGCATTACCACAAGGTGTTTATATCATTGAGTTGACACTCGAAAACCAAGCTCGCAAGTCATTTCGAGTGGTGAAAAAATAA